Proteins from a single region of Mustela erminea isolate mMusErm1 unplaced genomic scaffold, mMusErm1.Pri scaffold_43_arrow_ctg1, whole genome shotgun sequence:
- the LOC116584006 gene encoding keratin-associated protein 9-8-like, which translates to MTESCCSPCCQPTCCRTTCCRTTCCQPSCCGCGGGCGQGSCGSSCCGSCCCQPCCCRPTCCQTTCCRTTCCRPSCCGCGSGCGSSCCGSCCCQPCCCRPTCCQTTCCRTTCCRPSCCVSSCCQPSCCGSSGCGQTCCGSSCCQPACCTPVYCTRTCYHPTCCCLPGCLAQGCGSSCC; encoded by the coding sequence ATGACCGAATcgtgctgctccccttgctgccAGCCTAcgtgctgcaggaccacctgctgcaggaccacctgctgccagcccagctgctgcGGGTGCGGCGGTGGCTGTGGACAAGGCAGCTGCGGgtccagctgctgtgggtccTGCTGCTGCCAGCCTTGCTGCTGCCGCCCAACttgctgccagaccacctgctgcaggaccacctgctgccggcCCAGCTGCTGCGGGTGCGGCAGCGGCTGCGGgtccagctgctgtgggtccTGCTGCTGCCAGCCTTGCTGCTGCCGCCCAACttgctgccagaccacctgctgcaggaccacctgctgccggcccagctgctgtgtgtccagctgctgtCAGCCCAGCTGCTGTGGGTCCAGCGGCTGCGGACAAActtgctgtggctccagctgctgtcaGCCAGCCTGCTGTACCCCTGTGTACTGCACGAGGACCTGCTACCACCCCACCTGTTGCTGCTTGCCTGGATGCCTCGCCCAGGGCTGTGGATCCAGCTGCTGCTAG